From a single Xiphophorus maculatus strain JP 163 A chromosome 5, X_maculatus-5.0-male, whole genome shotgun sequence genomic region:
- the LOC111608534 gene encoding B-cell receptor CD22-like, with protein MWPTRGCDWKRRKAAMNLSTAASLFLIVLFCEEVQSKWNVNCNSQNICALKGSTVRMHCDYSHPYRQDGTTISVKQTFWFTKTDKDPLDLNTQEEYAGRVENSCISEDCTLTIRDVKESDSAAYKFRFVTNKSGGSYTGPKVVLSVRDSNPNLTVKKKNYYNLECSSSCVLPDDSTYVWYKNGQNIHIGKYFSKTWASNTDSISCALKGHEDFPSPSFCIRNYYCEQVTYSHGRICALKGSSVSFNSSYISSYSTTSFWFSPERSTEWNDISQPEDLKLDSKYLGRVRVTNIKQKSTLTINNLMENDSAEYRFIFKKYSLSWGSDLHGTTLTVTGLQVEVTRISANQDSPYAELKCHSRCTPAGYNYRWFRNGQDIRHNKSTYIVLINTTDKISCALSSFKELRAPEVYAPVSTSVSADFTDDIVEGNQVFLKCSSNANPPANYTWYKKTQSSTVQLHGKDSEVYLHEIQTSDSGKYFCVANNQLGESISEYLNIDVKYAPKRADVSLSHVEIVEGDSVHLTCSSDGNPTPSYSWYKDNQEMLQGQGGMYQFTSVTSEDSGTYCCEVGNIYGRMNSSSVLINVEYPPRLPSVSVNPPGDVAAGSSVNLSCTSVANPAATYTWYKEHSTSPAADGQTFTIVDIRGEHGGNYYCQARNSRGNHNSTVHLIVVSSSASSAVAGLITILLLIGLFLSAFIIFRKKKVVRQIHQSREGAEDNETKRLGNLGRHMGSSSTAGLGNSVDQGDVCYASVLFSKNQEESLYSNFVPAEPKTSQNEEKEEDVEYSAIMIKNTPFKKSYDASEESSALYSTVCKVNRL; from the exons ATGTGGCCAACACGCGGATGTGACTGGAAGAGGAGAAAAGCAGCCATGAATTTATCTACAGCAGCGAGTCTTTTTCTCATCGTTCTCTTCTGTGAAG AGGTACAGAGTAAGTGGAATGTGAACTGCAACTCCCAGAACATCTGTGCCTTAAAAGGATCTACAGTGAGAATGCACTGCGACTATAGTCACCCATACCGGCAGGATGGCACAACTATCAGcgtcaaacaaacattttggtttaCTAAGACTGATAAGGACCCTTTAGATTTGAATACACAGGAGGAGTATGCGGGTCGCGTGGAAAACAGCTGCATTTCAGAAGATTGCACTTTGACAATTAGAGACGTGAAAGAGAGCGACTCGGCTGCGTACAAGTTTAGGTTCGTTACAAACAAATCAGGTGGAAGTTACACTGGTCCAAAGGTCGTGTTGTCTGTCAGAG ATTCAAATCCAAATCTAACTGtcaagaagaagaattactatAATTTAGAGTGTTCCAGTTCATGTGTTTTACCTGATGACTCTACATATGTGTGGtacaaaaatggacaaaatatcCACATAGGGAAGTATTTCTCTAAGACTTGGGCGAGCAACACAGACAGCATATCCTGCGCTCTGAAAGGACATGAGGATTTCCCGTCTCCTTCATTCT GTATCAGGAACTATTACTGCGAACAAGTGACTTACAGTCATGGAAGAATCTGTGCATTGAAAGGTTCTTCAGTGAGCTTTAATTCCAGTTACATTTCTTCATATTCTACCACATCGTTCTGGTTCAGTCCTGAACGCAGCACAGAATGGAATGATATCTCACAACCTGAAGATCTTAAACTAGACTCTAAATATTTGGGTCGAGTGCGTGTCactaacataaaacaaaagtcCACCCTGACAATTAATAACTTAATGGAAAATGATTCAGCAGAGTATCGATTcatattcaaaaaatactcGTTAAGCTGGGGGAGTGATTTACACGGAACAACTCTGACTGTCACAG GTCTACAGGTGGAAGTGACAAGAATTTCAGCCAACCAGGATTCACCATATGCAGAACTGAAATGTCACAGCAGATGCACTCCAGCTGGTTATAATTACAGATGGTTCAGGAACGGACAGGACATTCGTCATAACAAATCTACCTATATAGTGTTGATTAATACGACAGACAAAATCTCCTGTGCTTTATCATCGTTTAAGGAACTCAGAGCTCCTGAAGTGT ATGCTCCAGTTTCAACCTCTGTGTCAGCCGATTTCACTGATGACATAGTTGAAGGCAACCAAGTGTTTCTAAAGTGTAGCAGTAATGCTAATCCGCCTGCTAACTACACTTGGTACAAGAAGACTCAATCGTCAACTGTTCAACTTCACGGAAAAGATTCAGAGGTTTACCTGCATGAAATCCAGACGTCTGACTCTGGGAAATATTTCTGTGTAGCCAACAACCAGTTGGGGGAAAGCATATCTGAGTACCTTAATATTGATGTGAAAT aTGCTCCAAAACGTGCAGATGTTTCCCTGAGTCACGTAGAGATAGTGGAGGGTGATTCAGTACATCTGACCTGCAGCAGTGATGGAAACCCAACACCTTCCTACAGTTGGTACAAAGACAACCAAGAGATGCTTCAAGGACAAGGAGGCATGTATCAGTTCACTTCTGTCACGTCTGAGGACAGCGGGACGTATTGCTGCGAGGTTGGGAACATATATGGACGGATGAACTCTTCATCTGTTCTTATAAATGTGGAGT ATCCTCCAAGGCTTCCCTCTGTGTCTGTGAATCCTCCCGGTGAcgtagcagcaggtagttcagTGAATCTGTCCTGCACCAGTGTCGCTAACCCTGCAGCTACGTACACCTGGTACAAAGAGCATTCAACTTCCCCAGCAGCAGATGGACAGACGTTTACCATTGTGGACATCAGAGGTGAACATGGTGGAAATTATTACTGTCAAGCCAGAAATAGCAGGGGGAACCATAACTCCACCGTACATCTGATTGTGGTTTCAA GTTCTGCTTCATCTGCTGTTGCTGGGTTAATCACGATTCTACTCctgattggtttatttttgtctgcCTTCATCATTTTTAG aaaaaagaAGGTTGTACGGCAAATTCACCAGAGCAGAGAGGGAGCAGAAGATAACGAGACAAAGAGATTGGGT AACTTGGGCCGACATATGGGGAGTTCATCAACTGCAGGACTTGGAAATTCAGTAGATCAAGGCGACGTTTGCTATGCCAGCGTACTTTTCTCTAAAAATCAAGAGGAATCTCTTTACTCCAACTTTGTGCCAGCTGAACCCAAAACATCTCAAAAcgaggaaaaggaggaagacGTGGAGTATTCAGCGATCATGATCAAGAACACACCTTT TAAGAAAAGTTATGATGCTTCAGAGGAATCATCTGCACTGTACAGCACAGTCTGCAAAGTCAACAGATTATAA